TACAATACTATAGCACCTCTTTTAATGGACGTATGACAAAATTTCAGTGAGGCTCTATGGGGGCTCCTATGGTTGCAACACCAATAATAGGGGCTCGAGACCTCAAAGCCCTATGGTGGATCCGCCAACATCCATTTGCAGATATttagcaatatttttttttactgttttcactttgaccattaatatttttaaactaCAATGTCTCTATTAagatctttgtttttttatccgacgttggttagttcaaacatcaaataaaaaatagagggagtatttaataTGATTTCAAACCGTCATTTCATCCCGTGGACAAATATAACTTTCGGTCATAATACACTAGCAAAAACAATAAAAAGTTGTACTACTAGATTCCAAAACCACTTTGCAAATTAATTCAAGGAACAATTTTTCCcatgagcaagtttaatagtatagccaactactagtgccaatttatctatagccaatctagtagctcattcatacaatagttacatactacactattaatacatggtccacctgtcatacacacaccgcgtcttggagtccgtgctacagctgactataaatctgtagcctgctGATCTTCTTagaatatgtttgcagctggcttatagcctgctattgtacctgctcttagacgGTTGACCTTTTTCTTGTTTGGGAATCGTGAGGCAGATGGTGGAGAGATCTGCCGTTTACTTTGATCCGAAGGTAAAAACACACACAAGCTTGGCCCACCACTCCACCACCTGGGTGGTAGCCAGTGTTCGTCTCGGCCCAGAATCGATGCAGCCAGCAAGTGCAATGCAAGCTCCCCCACAATTATTGCTCCGATACTCCAATCGCCATCTGCGAAATGCTGTCGCTGTTCCTGCCtacgagcgagagagagaatcTCATCTCGATGCTGAACAAGTAATTTTCCCGGTTCTGAATCCGTTCAATCATCCAGGAAAAATGTCCGGAATTCCAGGTAAGTAATTTTCTCTAATTTCTTATCCTGATCAGATTTATAGTGAGATTCAGGGGAATAGAGATCTGCTGGCTTTTTCATCGGAAAATTTCGCTGAattgcgttcgcgaaaaaaaaaattcgctGAATTTCGTACAGCGGATGATGAGGATTGAAAAGGTTGGGTGCTgcaaaagcgagagggggtggGGAAAGAAGGGCGCAAGACCAATCAAGCCAAAAGGAAGGCAATGCCACGAAGGAATCGGCTAGGGTTAGCCATCCGCAGCCACAGCCGAGGGGTTAGCGGGTTTAGCCCTAGCCCACCATGACTGTTGCGGCGCATTtcatctcctcctcgccgagggGAAGAAAAAACCGCATCGCGACGGCGACATCGGGGGGGCCTCTTTAATAATGCTTCCATCAGAGagcatggccatggccatggccacgACCTTGATCTTGAGGTTTGGGGGTTTGCGAATTTGCAACATTAACAATAACGCATCATTGCTGCCCCTGCCTGATTACCACactaattaatttctcttaTAGTGCTTTATCTTATCTCTTCTTCTAACTTTAGGTTAGCCGGGGTCGAAAGGTTCTTCTTCTTTTGCGCCTTTATGGCAAAGGGGAATTCTTCGTCGTCACGCACCAAGCGTTACGCAATTCGCAAAAGAGGAGGTGCCCCACTGCACTCATACTTCTATTATATATTCCTCGgtgttttatttaatttgtgtTAGTTCAGAGTATTATATGTGTGGTGTAATTTCTTGCTGCTTTTGGGAAAGATATGGATCATGGACAATGATTGCCAAATAGTGTAACGACTTAGACCTAGTAGTTAGTTGTCAGACACTGTTATGCGAAAATCGATTGTTTCTTTGAGGTGTATACTTTGATATTGACTGAATTTCATGGTACTTCACCTCCATGTTTACTTGTGTAAGTTCTTGCTAGGCGTGTCTACTTACTTGTGTTGAGAAATGAAATAGCTAGATGCTTAGCATGATCTGTTCCTCTTGAGAACAGAAACCCTCAAGATCATATAGCTAATTAAAGAAACATGATATGGGCACACCACCAAAAAAGCAACCAGGAAGGAAGACAAGTAGCATAGgatgagggaaaaaaaagaaaggtgtAAAGGGGGCATCTTTTTGGGAAGGTTGAGGAGGTTTAGTGATCAAGGAGGGATACCCCAGAAATGGGAAGTTCCACCGAGCAGCCAAGTTGCTGAATCTAGTGATGTCCCCTAATTGCATCATGGAATCTAACATGAGCCCCATTATAGGGTCATCGTATTACCTCGCTCTTAATAAAATTGGTTGGATGATCTTTTCGGCTGCCTAGCTAACAATCTGAATATTAGTTAAATCCTGCTTGCCTTCATGAGGCAACAGGGGCACTCTAGCAATGGGATTAAGTCCTGATAAGTTCAGTTTACTTGTGTGGTATTTGTACTGTGCCTGTAATAACTGGAGTACTAACTAGTAGTGTTTACAACTTTATTATGTCCCCTTGGGTGACAAACTAAATCTCTTAACTATGCTCAGTTATGGCATATGAGTTAGTGTTGCCTTGTCTGACGAGACTTCCTTTTCTGAAACCAAATCTCCTTGCATGCAGCTTTCTGCCTAATCAGTATTTGACAGTGGATGTGGTGTATTTAACCATCTTTGCTTGGCGGTTTCGTAATAAAAATGTGTGTGGAAACTGCTTCCTGGCATGCTTTTGTAGGGCACTGTCAATCACCTGGGTTATCTGAAACTATCGATTTTTGCTAGTGTGTCGATCTATCGAAGTAACCAAGGCTGTGCCTCAGACTTAAAAGCGTGCTACTTTTTTACACCTGAAAGTTACCATCTTTCTTCTCTGTCAGAATCATGTGCAGACTTTTTCTGGCTCTACTAGTTAGGTGGTGAGGGATGTGTGTATGTATTCCTGTGTGCAAGCAACTTCTCACATATCCAACTAGTTTACGAAAAGAATAATTAGTGCATCCTAAGCATGAGGCCCAGGTGATAATATTAGATACTAAAAGCTCTTCATACTTGGCTTCTTCTTTTGAAGGGAGGGCAGCTGTGGCTCTTTATATAACCCTGCATCACTTCTTCTGGCTAACTGGTGTCCTTTGGAGCTGAGCTACATAGCACATCCGTGGAGTCTCTTGTGCTAAGCAATTTACCGTTCCAGTGCTCTACTTTGTAGGCCATCCATATTAGACGGAAGAACTTTATCAGGTACTAAGTTTCTCTGGATATTTGATTCACTGATTCTGTTTTTATTATGTGTGTCATCTTGGTGAAGAACAAGTTAAGTCCTACTCTTTGGCTTTCACTATATGTGCTGTTGTGCTAGAATTAATGATAACTTGCATTTCTATAGGGTTTATTACCTGATTGACAAAGAAAAAACATCAAACCACAGCTTGCCTTTCATATCTTGTTTATCTTTTCATTCCTAGTAGAGAGgaagtaggaaaatatgtttCCTGTTAACCTAACCAGCAGAGTCATCAGGTGGGATTTTCTCCTTCGGTGATGACTCGTTTAGTGAAAGAAGGACATGATTTTTCTTGGGGACTCTGAAAAATTTTAGCTTCTGAATAAGTGGGCTATCTGATAATTCTTTAGTTCTTCCAAGACATCATAGCTAAGGGTTTTTGATTTTGTCTCGTCATGTCTATCgttgtttcttttcttatttgaaTGGGACTGCAAAGTGCTGGAGTGGTACTAAAACTGATCATATTCGCTTCTCCAGTAAGTCTGGAATAGCACTCGTAAACCATATGTTCATTATAATCTTTACACTGTTGGAATAAAGTTCCTTGAgcgaaaactttttttttccctgagaACATATCTTTCTTAGAGTATTTTCTAAGACCATATCTTCTTCCATGTTCATGCGACACTGGACACTCTAGAGCAACTGCATAACTTTCAGTATTGTTTATGAATTATGCAGCTAATATTCCCACTCTGGCACATGAATTTATGCAGTATTATTATTGGAGGAGACCAATTCAAGAATGATATAATGGAGCTTTACCCTGGCTATCTTGAAGACCATTTTAACATCCACAAGCTTAGGTGTGTATTCCTATAACCGAATCCCTtattatttctgaattttctcTATTTAATATTTAGCAAATGGAAAATGACAATTAGAATTGCTGCATTTTTACGTTGAAGTTGAACAAGCTGTCAAACGAAAGAGAGTTAGCACCTATGATGCCATTTACGCATTCTAGTATTGCAATTTGCATTAGATTTTCATTAGTTGTGGCACAACATGATGTAAACCGAATAGATATTTATTACAGCAAGTGGACTAGTGCTGTGGTGCAGCGAAAGTGAGATCATGTCAGCTAGGACAGACAAAGGTGAAGCCTACAATAATAATACGCTGGCTACCAGATTTCAGAATCACCAATTAAGATAGAAGTGCGACATCAACTGATACCTTGTGCTAATTCTCTGAAAGTATAACATAGATGCTCTGCTTTGTTCTCTTGTTTAGACAACCACATCCACCCATTTGGAACAAATCAAAAGGTTTCCTCATAGCCCGTAGGTTACTGCGAATTTACACTGCACATAGCTGTTTCTAAATAGGGCACGGCAATAGCCGTGAACTCTGCGTCTTGCACATAGCTGTTTCTAAATAGGGCACGGCAATAGCCATGAACTATGCGTCAGATCCTTGTTGTAGAGGATCCTGATAGTTGACTCCTCAACGGAAAAATAAAAGACGAGGTCCTAATTTGGCAAAATAGTGCAGGGGcactagagaaaaaaaaggcattttGCATCATCTCCAACCCAGTTTAGGGCAAAGGAGAGGCTACTGCTTGGCCCTCCCCAAGTGATGTTGCGGGTCTGAAGAAAGTGGTGAGCGATGACCAATGCATCACCATTCACCACTAACTAACCAATCAAAGTTtcataagaaaaagaaaaaaagattagcCAATCTAGCATTCCTTTTTTCTTCCTTGACATCATCTGTCCTTTCATGTTCCCCAGCAGTGCACTGTGCACTACTGTCTACAGCAAACACAGTTTCCTTAAATTcctctaaaaaaaatgttacatAGTTATTTCAGGCTTCAGTCTAACCAGAAACTTGAGCTTATTTCTGTGCCATTAGAGATTAGAGCCAATCCCTCCAAATTGGTTAGAATAAACATATAGGTAGTAAATACATATATGATGCCCATATATGCGGGAGTGAATGCGACAAAATGAGGCGACCATTATACAGCAATGCACACTGCTATTCCTGATAAGTTGGGACATACACATAGTGGGGTTTGAGCTATCCACGGTGGTCGGAGGTGTTGCAGGGTGAGCAGACAAAACGAAGCCCACCGGTTTTGCATTTTCGTGGGCGCTGGATAGGCCAACCTCACTCGCTTTTAGCGCAAAAGCAAAGTGGAGCCGCCAATAATTGAGCGACACATTACCAAGGTCCCTCCAGTGTGCTGGCCCGGCAAATCCCCCACTACGTGTGGGAGTGAGTGAGCTtcttctcctgctgctgctgctttgccCGTTCGTGCAGCACGTAACATCATCCTCACAAAGACAAAGATGGGTTCCATGGACGATGGATCATGATCGATTGATCATAGATGCTGCGTCATCATGCTTTCTGTGCTTGGGATTAGATCACCAGAATCTTAGTTACAATTACAGACATCCCATGGAGTTCAGTTCAGGTTCACTGGTTCAGGACTTGGTTGACATCGAAGGCACAGGATTGactatacttcatccgtttcacaatgtaagtcattgtaGCATTTACCACATTTATaatgatattaataaatctagaatgatatatatgtctagattcattaacatcaatatgaatatagaaaatgctataatgacttgcactatgaaacagagggaataGCTTAGTAGTAGTATATGAGGATGATGACTGAGACAGACAGCCGACCCCACAAAAAAAGAGTGGGACCCACGAAGCAAATCTGAGTCACTGAGGAGAAGCAGCAGCTACCAGGTGGCAACTTGTCCGTGGAGCAGCAAGGGAAGCGAGCGAGTCACTCTCAGCGTCACGCACCGCGCCTTTGCAAAAGCTAAAGCTCGCAgcggcagcgccgccaccactcgCACTCTGCTTTGCTTCCTTCGTCACACTGCCGGCACTGCACTGCCTGGGAGGCTGGGATTCCAGATTCCAGGTTCCACTCGAACTCAAGCAAGCATCCAGCCACTCGCGGGCAGGCACACGCAGTCCAGGCTGCTAGCTAGTACTCAGATTCTTCTCGTCTCTACTAGGACTAGGCACAGGTTCCCGCATCATTTCTAACAATCTAGCTGCAACTAGCTTGAAGCTGGCAACTGattcgtactccctccgtcccaaaaaaaaaaactaaacctaGAAGAGAATGTGACattttctagtacaacgaatctggataaatggttgtccagatttattgtactaagaAATATTAGATGTCACATCCTTGcctaggttaagtttttttgggatagagggagtattaattatccCTCTGATCACAGCCTCTTTGTAGTGAGAGAGACTGTTACTGTTACTGTTGGGCTGAAGATGACTGTGCTACTGATCGGACCTGGGCTGTTGAGTTAGTGATCATTCTGACAATTAGACTCGTACACATgataagaattttttttcttccctgaTGGAAGTGCGCTCGCAAAGTGAACGTCATCTCAGCCTTCAGATCAAGcttgattcatcatcatttGTTGCGCATGTTGTCAACCTCTGCATGCCACTTTGGCAAAGTGCTCTAATCCCCAGTGAAAATGGCGCCTTTTGATCCCCCAAGCTTTTGTGGAGATGCATGCGGCCGCACTTGGGGAGAGCATATTTGCCTTTGCATACAGCTAGCTATCTCTAACCTTTGTGCTGTGCTGAGCACATTCCATTTCCCAGTTTAAAAGaatcaccttttttttcttcttcctttcctcCCTAGCTTGTTGCAGCTGCTGCTCCAAGTAGTGTGTGGCGATCCTTAGTTTTTTGCACTTAGGGAGGGTGCACTCTGCTGATCCTCTTTTACTTGGTTCAGTATCAGCAGCGCCTCTCCTCCGGAGTACATGACCTCGGCGTCGACGCAGTTCGCGGCACCGGTCAGAATGGGGGCGTACGACCGGCCTCCGCCAGTTGGCATGTGGAGTCACGAGCAGTTCAAGGTTGACAACGGCCAGGCCACGAGTGCATCCACGATCATGGAGGCAGAGATGAAATTTGAGAATAGGGTGAGGAACACATCCGCTTTGATTTAATTTTGTTTCCTCTAGTATTTTGAGTAGCTATGAGCTGTGGCTTCTACTAATTGCCTGTTGAATGATCGGGTGTTTAATACTCATTTTGATGAGATTTGCAGCTAGAAGAAATTCCCCAAGTAGTTCTGGAGGAAGGGAGAAATGTTGATCAGGAGGCAAGCAAGCCGCCAGACAAGGTGAGCATCACACAGTACAATCCAACCATCTCTGCTCTGCTCCATTATATGAAACCGTGTAATTAttactcttttccttttcttaaaaGATGCAGTAGAGAAATTCCCAAAACTCACAGTCCATTTCATATGTTAAATTCAGTTTGGTCTTGCGAGATAAAATAATTTTCTGCTTATTTATTCAGGTCCTCAGAAGACTTGCACAAAACAGAGAGGCTGCACGGAAAAGCCGCCTGCGGAAAAAGGTAAAATGACAAGTACTTAACTACTAACATGCTGTCACCATGCTAGATTGTAGCTTTCccatttttgaaaaacaaaatcctCATTATCGGCATGATTATGGTGTTCCATAGGCTTATATCCAACAGCTGGAGACAAGCCGGTTGAAACTAGCGCAGTTAGAGCAAGAGCTTCAACGGGCCAGGCAGCAGGTACACGGATAACAATTTGTTGTGCAGCCACTTCAGCTTACACTTGTGTCACTGACtccattgcaaatttgcaactGCTCTGATGCAGGCTGTGTATGCAAATGGGAGCCTTCGAGAACCAAATCTTGGATTTACAGGACCGATCGATCCAGGTTAGGTTTTTTGTTGTGCCGCTCTTTCTGATCACAATGTTCAGCACAGATTTAACATTTTTGTTCATTCTAATTACCAGCTTATGTGGTTTCATCATATTACGTACATGCAGGTGCCTTAGGTTTTGAGATTAAGTACAGCCATTGGGTGGACGAGCAGAATCGCAACACTGGTGAGCTGAGGAATGCGCTGCTGCAGGGGCAGACGACGGACCAGGACCTGGAGCTCAAGTTGCTCGTCGAGGCTGGGCTCGACAACTACAACCGCCTCTTCGAGATGAAAGAGGAAGCCGCCAACTCCGACGTGTTCTACATCATGTCGGGCATGTGGAAGACCCCCACCGAGCGGTTCTTCCTGTGGATCGGTGGGTTCCGGCCATCGGAGGTTCTCAAGGTAGCTAATCGATCTGCACTGCACACATGTACTCCAGAGCTTCAAAACCACTAGTgccagttgattttttttacatgacATGATggcaactctctctctctctctcgttgttGCTTCTGCTATCAGAATTTGAGACCGCAGCTGGAGCCTCTGACGGACAAGCAGGTCGTGGAAGTGGGCGGCCTGCAGCAAACCTCGATGCAGGTCGAGGACGCCCTCTCGCAGGGCATGGACAAGCTGAAGCAGACGATCGCGGACTCCCTGACGGCGGCCGACCCGTTCGACTCCCCCGAGGCCTACATGGTGCACATGGCCAACGCCGTGGAGCAGCTCAGATCCCTCGTCCAGTTCGTTACCCAGgtaaccaaaccaaaccaaaaccaACCGCCAAAAACTCCGATCGCCTCATTGTCTCATTCATCATGGCATCTGGGACTTGTGTGTGCAGGCAGATCATCTCCGGCAGCAGACGCTGCAGGAGATGCACAGGATCCTGACGACGCGGCAGGCGGCGAGGGGGCTCCTCGCGCTGGG
This window of the Oryza sativa Japonica Group chromosome 4, ASM3414082v1 genome carries:
- the LOC9270267 gene encoding transcription factor TGAL6, with the protein product MELYPGYLEDHFNIHKLSISSASPPEYMTSASTQFAAPVRMGAYDRPPPVGMWSHEQFKVDNGQATSASTIMEAEMKFENRLEEIPQVVLEEGRNVDQEASKPPDKVLRRLAQNREAARKSRLRKKAYIQQLETSRLKLAQLEQELQRARQQAVYANGSLREPNLGFTGPIDPGALGFEIKYSHWVDEQNRNTGELRNALLQGQTTDQDLELKLLVEAGLDNYNRLFEMKEEAANSDVFYIMSGMWKTPTERFFLWIGGFRPSEVLKNLRPQLEPLTDKQVVEVGGLQQTSMQVEDALSQGMDKLKQTIADSLTAADPFDSPEAYMVHMANAVEQLRSLVQFVTQADHLRQQTLQEMHRILTTRQAARGLLALGDYFQRFRALSSLWAARPRDSGIS
- the LOC9270267 gene encoding transcription factor TGAL6 isoform X1; its protein translation is MTSASTQFAAPVRMGAYDRPPPVGMWSHEQFKVDNGQATSASTIMEAEMKFENRLEEIPQVVLEEGRNVDQEASKPPDKVLRRLAQNREAARKSRLRKKAYIQQLETSRLKLAQLEQELQRARQQAVYANGSLREPNLGFTGPIDPGALGFEIKYSHWVDEQNRNTGELRNALLQGQTTDQDLELKLLVEAGLDNYNRLFEMKEEAANSDVFYIMSGMWKTPTERFFLWIGGFRPSEVLKNLRPQLEPLTDKQVVEVGGLQQTSMQVEDALSQGMDKLKQTIADSLTAADPFDSPEAYMVHMANAVEQLRSLVQFVTQADHLRQQTLQEMHRILTTRQAARGLLALGDYFQRFRALSSLWAARPRDSGIS